The following proteins come from a genomic window of Dysidea avara chromosome 12, odDysAvar1.4, whole genome shotgun sequence:
- the LOC136241894 gene encoding serine-rich adhesin for platelets-like isoform X2, with protein sequence MFNMITGRSRFLMTVILLPVSVIGLTAAVCGPPPTVNVTCINREAKITWSHNCERQNGCEAYMTCINGYGTHTRESRSTCPTKGWTFLIPMEIYSCNISVHYGYKSSSGFTWSDYGFQTCTTGYSIDIQPVYNTTGSPLEIPCSVNTADITNSDDVTISWTGPNGTITNDNRLTITPTISDGTNHISTLQFSYLSEDDEGLYECSTTVLGYDENKTASVELTNLTIPTPNVIVTALNNQQVGDPLLLECNVTTVRGITSSVDIVWITNDTVVERDNNVSGKTVGNSVVYSFVYNRDGIPLREQDNRTVYQCNVQINTTPPVEANNLIIVGAFHISSIWPTSTTPPSYTSTAEAPFNTGMQPTSITTTRASSNTGIRPTNPNTAQASSNTDSSQSAIIISTIAVMITFIFVILIFGCFVYKQRRKLLARWSSAETTNNMVPPFEDDTDYSVIGKEAPSTCEYLDNEKVLHWIKDVKMPKIDEECVSIHSGETANVDMLNLVYGINAKADDDECGSSESISISKDPYFSESIAFRKNSSRSSSSYSDENSPTTSNGYVKVDTTLNGYYCEHSSDDQTQTTSTTTTSLEGSYTDHYSAHVVPLLSTKTVNDQTISDSCSTGDYCDYEHRIQDSNQTMSTIAASLEGSYIDHDSAQMGLISNTNHQDQTKTFPLSTTKEPNSIVIKDHCHSDVDDLPYVALSEDMLGCSISGRSSPVGDLDYSAYSVTTESDNNSVTSKNW encoded by the exons ATGTTCAACATGATCACTG GGAGATCAAGATTTCTCATGACCGTGATTTTACTGCCAGTCTCTGTCATCGGTCTAACAGCAGCAG TTTGTGGACCACCACCAACAGTAAACGTGACCTGTATAAACAGGGAAGCAAAGATAACATGGAGTCATAATTGTGAAAGACAAAATGGTTGCGAGGCATACATGACCTGTATCAATGGCTATGGCACACATACACGCGAG AGTCGCAGTACTTGTCCTACTAAAGGATGGACATTTTTGATTCCAATGGAGATTTATTCTTGCAATATATCTGTGCATTATGGATACAAAAGTTCATCAGGTTTTACTTGGTCGGATTATGGATTTCAAACTTGTACTACTGGATATTCAA TTGACATTCAACCAGTGTACAACACAACAGGCAGTCCACTGGAAATCCCTTGCTCAGTCAACACTGCAGATATAACAAATTCTGATGATGTAACTATTAGCTGGACTGGACCTAATGgtactattacaaatgataacAGACTAACTATCACTCCAACTATCTCTGATGGTACCAACCatattagtactttacaattTTCATACCTCAGTGAAGATGATGAGGGGTTGTATGAGTGTAGTACAACAGTATTAGGTTATGATGAAAATAAAACAGCTTCAGTTGAATTAACCAACTTAACAA TTCCCACTcctaatgtaattgtgactgctctCAACAATCAACAAGTGGGTGATCCACTATTATTAGAATGTAATGTAACTACAGTGAGAGGTATCACTAGTAGTGTGGACATTGTGTGGATTACAAATGACACAGTAGTTGAAAGAGACAATAATGTTTCAGGGAAAACTGTTGGCAACTCAGTAGTGTACAGTTTTGTTTACAATCGTGATGGTATACCACTGAGGGAACAAGATAATAGAACTGTTTATCAGTGCAATGTTCAGATCAACACAACCCCACCAGTCGAAGCTAACAACTTAATCATAGTTG GTGCTTTCCACATATCAAGCATATGGCCTACCAGCACTACTCCGCCATCATATACTTCTACAGCTGAGGCACCTTTTAacacag GTATGCAACCAACCAGCATTACTACAACTCGGGCATCTTCTAACACAG GTATACGACCAACCAACCCTAACACAGCTCAGGCATCTTCTAACACAG ATTCTTCTCAGTCTGCAATTATTATATCAACTATTGCAGTGATGATCACATTTATATTTGTAATACTCATCTTTGGATGTTTCGTCTACAAGCAGAGGAG AAAACTGCTTGCAAGATGGAGTAGCGCAGAGACCACCAATAACATG GTGCCACCATTTGAAGATGATACTGATTATTCAGTAATTGGCAAAGAGGCACCGAGCACATGTGAATATCTTGACAATGAGAAAGTATTACACTGGATAAAAGATGTAAAAATGCCTAAAATTGATGAAGAATGTGTTTCGATACATTCTGGTGAAACGGCAAATGTTGACATGTTGAATCTTGTATATGGCATCAATGCAaaagctgatgatgatgagtgTGGCAGCAGTGAAAGTATATCAATTAGCAAAGATCCTTATTTTTCAGAAAGTATTGCATTCAGAAAGAATAGTAGTAGATCTTCTTCATCCTATTCAGATGAAAACAGTCCAACAACCAGCAATGGTTATGTTAAAGTTGACACAACCCTTAACGGCTACTACTGTGAACATAGCAGTGACGATCAAACACAGACCACTTCAACAACTACCACATCATTGGAGGGAAGCTATACTGACCATTACAGTGCACACGTTGTTCCATTATTAAGTACCAAAACTGTAAATGATCAAACAATATCGGATTCTTGTAGTACTGGTGATTACTGTGATTATGAACACAGAATTCAGGATTCTAATCAGACCATGTCAACAATAGCTGCATCACTAGAGGGGAGCTATATCGACCATGACAGTGCTCAAATGGGCCTAATATCAAATACAAATCATCAAGATCAAACAAAGACATTTCCATTGTCTACCACTAAAGAACCTAATTCTATAGTGATCAAGGATCACTGTCACAGTGATGTTGATGATTTGCCATACGTTGCATTAAGTGAAGACATGCTTGGTTGTTCTATAAGTGGCAGATCTTCACCAGTAGGTGATTTAGACTATTCTGCTTACAGTGTTACAACAGAATCTGATAATAACTCTGTTACAAGCAAAAATTGGTGA
- the LOC136241894 gene encoding serine-rich adhesin for platelets-like isoform X1, with translation MFNMITGRSRFLMTVILLPVSVIGLTAAVCGPPPTVNVTCINREAKITWSHNCERQNGCEAYMTCINGYGTHTRESRSTCPTKGWTFLIPMEIYSCNISVHYGYKSSSGFTWSDYGFQTCTTGYSIDIQPVYNTTGSPLEIPCSVNTADITNSDDVTISWTGPNGTITNDNRLTITPTISDGTNHISTLQFSYLSEDDEGLYECSTTVLGYDENKTASVELTNLTIPTPNVIVTALNNQQVGDPLLLECNVTTVRGITSSVDIVWITNDTVVERDNNVSGKTVGNSVVYSFVYNRDGIPLREQDNRTVYQCNVQINTTPPVEANNLIIVDIGAFHISSIWPTSTTPPSYTSTAEAPFNTGMQPTSITTTRASSNTGIRPTNPNTAQASSNTDSSQSAIIISTIAVMITFIFVILIFGCFVYKQRRKLLARWSSAETTNNMVPPFEDDTDYSVIGKEAPSTCEYLDNEKVLHWIKDVKMPKIDEECVSIHSGETANVDMLNLVYGINAKADDDECGSSESISISKDPYFSESIAFRKNSSRSSSSYSDENSPTTSNGYVKVDTTLNGYYCEHSSDDQTQTTSTTTTSLEGSYTDHYSAHVVPLLSTKTVNDQTISDSCSTGDYCDYEHRIQDSNQTMSTIAASLEGSYIDHDSAQMGLISNTNHQDQTKTFPLSTTKEPNSIVIKDHCHSDVDDLPYVALSEDMLGCSISGRSSPVGDLDYSAYSVTTESDNNSVTSKNW, from the exons ATGTTCAACATGATCACTG GGAGATCAAGATTTCTCATGACCGTGATTTTACTGCCAGTCTCTGTCATCGGTCTAACAGCAGCAG TTTGTGGACCACCACCAACAGTAAACGTGACCTGTATAAACAGGGAAGCAAAGATAACATGGAGTCATAATTGTGAAAGACAAAATGGTTGCGAGGCATACATGACCTGTATCAATGGCTATGGCACACATACACGCGAG AGTCGCAGTACTTGTCCTACTAAAGGATGGACATTTTTGATTCCAATGGAGATTTATTCTTGCAATATATCTGTGCATTATGGATACAAAAGTTCATCAGGTTTTACTTGGTCGGATTATGGATTTCAAACTTGTACTACTGGATATTCAA TTGACATTCAACCAGTGTACAACACAACAGGCAGTCCACTGGAAATCCCTTGCTCAGTCAACACTGCAGATATAACAAATTCTGATGATGTAACTATTAGCTGGACTGGACCTAATGgtactattacaaatgataacAGACTAACTATCACTCCAACTATCTCTGATGGTACCAACCatattagtactttacaattTTCATACCTCAGTGAAGATGATGAGGGGTTGTATGAGTGTAGTACAACAGTATTAGGTTATGATGAAAATAAAACAGCTTCAGTTGAATTAACCAACTTAACAA TTCCCACTcctaatgtaattgtgactgctctCAACAATCAACAAGTGGGTGATCCACTATTATTAGAATGTAATGTAACTACAGTGAGAGGTATCACTAGTAGTGTGGACATTGTGTGGATTACAAATGACACAGTAGTTGAAAGAGACAATAATGTTTCAGGGAAAACTGTTGGCAACTCAGTAGTGTACAGTTTTGTTTACAATCGTGATGGTATACCACTGAGGGAACAAGATAATAGAACTGTTTATCAGTGCAATGTTCAGATCAACACAACCCCACCAGTCGAAGCTAACAACTTAATCATAGTTG ATATAGGTGCTTTCCACATATCAAGCATATGGCCTACCAGCACTACTCCGCCATCATATACTTCTACAGCTGAGGCACCTTTTAacacag GTATGCAACCAACCAGCATTACTACAACTCGGGCATCTTCTAACACAG GTATACGACCAACCAACCCTAACACAGCTCAGGCATCTTCTAACACAG ATTCTTCTCAGTCTGCAATTATTATATCAACTATTGCAGTGATGATCACATTTATATTTGTAATACTCATCTTTGGATGTTTCGTCTACAAGCAGAGGAG AAAACTGCTTGCAAGATGGAGTAGCGCAGAGACCACCAATAACATG GTGCCACCATTTGAAGATGATACTGATTATTCAGTAATTGGCAAAGAGGCACCGAGCACATGTGAATATCTTGACAATGAGAAAGTATTACACTGGATAAAAGATGTAAAAATGCCTAAAATTGATGAAGAATGTGTTTCGATACATTCTGGTGAAACGGCAAATGTTGACATGTTGAATCTTGTATATGGCATCAATGCAaaagctgatgatgatgagtgTGGCAGCAGTGAAAGTATATCAATTAGCAAAGATCCTTATTTTTCAGAAAGTATTGCATTCAGAAAGAATAGTAGTAGATCTTCTTCATCCTATTCAGATGAAAACAGTCCAACAACCAGCAATGGTTATGTTAAAGTTGACACAACCCTTAACGGCTACTACTGTGAACATAGCAGTGACGATCAAACACAGACCACTTCAACAACTACCACATCATTGGAGGGAAGCTATACTGACCATTACAGTGCACACGTTGTTCCATTATTAAGTACCAAAACTGTAAATGATCAAACAATATCGGATTCTTGTAGTACTGGTGATTACTGTGATTATGAACACAGAATTCAGGATTCTAATCAGACCATGTCAACAATAGCTGCATCACTAGAGGGGAGCTATATCGACCATGACAGTGCTCAAATGGGCCTAATATCAAATACAAATCATCAAGATCAAACAAAGACATTTCCATTGTCTACCACTAAAGAACCTAATTCTATAGTGATCAAGGATCACTGTCACAGTGATGTTGATGATTTGCCATACGTTGCATTAAGTGAAGACATGCTTGGTTGTTCTATAAGTGGCAGATCTTCACCAGTAGGTGATTTAGACTATTCTGCTTACAGTGTTACAACAGAATCTGATAATAACTCTGTTACAAGCAAAAATTGGTGA
- the LOC136241894 gene encoding serine-rich adhesin for platelets-like isoform X3, with product MTVILLPVSVIGLTAAVCGPPPTVNVTCINREAKITWSHNCERQNGCEAYMTCINGYGTHTRESRSTCPTKGWTFLIPMEIYSCNISVHYGYKSSSGFTWSDYGFQTCTTGYSIDIQPVYNTTGSPLEIPCSVNTADITNSDDVTISWTGPNGTITNDNRLTITPTISDGTNHISTLQFSYLSEDDEGLYECSTTVLGYDENKTASVELTNLTIPTPNVIVTALNNQQVGDPLLLECNVTTVRGITSSVDIVWITNDTVVERDNNVSGKTVGNSVVYSFVYNRDGIPLREQDNRTVYQCNVQINTTPPVEANNLIIVDIGAFHISSIWPTSTTPPSYTSTAEAPFNTGMQPTSITTTRASSNTGIRPTNPNTAQASSNTDSSQSAIIISTIAVMITFIFVILIFGCFVYKQRRKLLARWSSAETTNNMVPPFEDDTDYSVIGKEAPSTCEYLDNEKVLHWIKDVKMPKIDEECVSIHSGETANVDMLNLVYGINAKADDDECGSSESISISKDPYFSESIAFRKNSSRSSSSYSDENSPTTSNGYVKVDTTLNGYYCEHSSDDQTQTTSTTTTSLEGSYTDHYSAHVVPLLSTKTVNDQTISDSCSTGDYCDYEHRIQDSNQTMSTIAASLEGSYIDHDSAQMGLISNTNHQDQTKTFPLSTTKEPNSIVIKDHCHSDVDDLPYVALSEDMLGCSISGRSSPVGDLDYSAYSVTTESDNNSVTSKNW from the exons ATGACCGTGATTTTACTGCCAGTCTCTGTCATCGGTCTAACAGCAGCAG TTTGTGGACCACCACCAACAGTAAACGTGACCTGTATAAACAGGGAAGCAAAGATAACATGGAGTCATAATTGTGAAAGACAAAATGGTTGCGAGGCATACATGACCTGTATCAATGGCTATGGCACACATACACGCGAG AGTCGCAGTACTTGTCCTACTAAAGGATGGACATTTTTGATTCCAATGGAGATTTATTCTTGCAATATATCTGTGCATTATGGATACAAAAGTTCATCAGGTTTTACTTGGTCGGATTATGGATTTCAAACTTGTACTACTGGATATTCAA TTGACATTCAACCAGTGTACAACACAACAGGCAGTCCACTGGAAATCCCTTGCTCAGTCAACACTGCAGATATAACAAATTCTGATGATGTAACTATTAGCTGGACTGGACCTAATGgtactattacaaatgataacAGACTAACTATCACTCCAACTATCTCTGATGGTACCAACCatattagtactttacaattTTCATACCTCAGTGAAGATGATGAGGGGTTGTATGAGTGTAGTACAACAGTATTAGGTTATGATGAAAATAAAACAGCTTCAGTTGAATTAACCAACTTAACAA TTCCCACTcctaatgtaattgtgactgctctCAACAATCAACAAGTGGGTGATCCACTATTATTAGAATGTAATGTAACTACAGTGAGAGGTATCACTAGTAGTGTGGACATTGTGTGGATTACAAATGACACAGTAGTTGAAAGAGACAATAATGTTTCAGGGAAAACTGTTGGCAACTCAGTAGTGTACAGTTTTGTTTACAATCGTGATGGTATACCACTGAGGGAACAAGATAATAGAACTGTTTATCAGTGCAATGTTCAGATCAACACAACCCCACCAGTCGAAGCTAACAACTTAATCATAGTTG ATATAGGTGCTTTCCACATATCAAGCATATGGCCTACCAGCACTACTCCGCCATCATATACTTCTACAGCTGAGGCACCTTTTAacacag GTATGCAACCAACCAGCATTACTACAACTCGGGCATCTTCTAACACAG GTATACGACCAACCAACCCTAACACAGCTCAGGCATCTTCTAACACAG ATTCTTCTCAGTCTGCAATTATTATATCAACTATTGCAGTGATGATCACATTTATATTTGTAATACTCATCTTTGGATGTTTCGTCTACAAGCAGAGGAG AAAACTGCTTGCAAGATGGAGTAGCGCAGAGACCACCAATAACATG GTGCCACCATTTGAAGATGATACTGATTATTCAGTAATTGGCAAAGAGGCACCGAGCACATGTGAATATCTTGACAATGAGAAAGTATTACACTGGATAAAAGATGTAAAAATGCCTAAAATTGATGAAGAATGTGTTTCGATACATTCTGGTGAAACGGCAAATGTTGACATGTTGAATCTTGTATATGGCATCAATGCAaaagctgatgatgatgagtgTGGCAGCAGTGAAAGTATATCAATTAGCAAAGATCCTTATTTTTCAGAAAGTATTGCATTCAGAAAGAATAGTAGTAGATCTTCTTCATCCTATTCAGATGAAAACAGTCCAACAACCAGCAATGGTTATGTTAAAGTTGACACAACCCTTAACGGCTACTACTGTGAACATAGCAGTGACGATCAAACACAGACCACTTCAACAACTACCACATCATTGGAGGGAAGCTATACTGACCATTACAGTGCACACGTTGTTCCATTATTAAGTACCAAAACTGTAAATGATCAAACAATATCGGATTCTTGTAGTACTGGTGATTACTGTGATTATGAACACAGAATTCAGGATTCTAATCAGACCATGTCAACAATAGCTGCATCACTAGAGGGGAGCTATATCGACCATGACAGTGCTCAAATGGGCCTAATATCAAATACAAATCATCAAGATCAAACAAAGACATTTCCATTGTCTACCACTAAAGAACCTAATTCTATAGTGATCAAGGATCACTGTCACAGTGATGTTGATGATTTGCCATACGTTGCATTAAGTGAAGACATGCTTGGTTGTTCTATAAGTGGCAGATCTTCACCAGTAGGTGATTTAGACTATTCTGCTTACAGTGTTACAACAGAATCTGATAATAACTCTGTTACAAGCAAAAATTGGTGA
- the LOC136240547 gene encoding uncharacterized protein isoform X2 — MAEETEVGVVLELNTTEVLLQQLNFDRIFSELEEREILPEHFANAMKQRDANEKCIVIMTFLRSKGESTFRSFLEVVMAEEEPHFITPSRNFLSTVRQFPGYKEIPGLDQDTCQVQLPCFEVTQDHPTPQDLEFQPAGVTTHNLTQIGDDGIITVGRGVSTYYDPVHGITLHVPEDSLSQHVEKVEVTIKVGFTEHQLDSDMIMCSATVALQSVPQVLFTKDVFLEIPHSFSSTDTSDLWFVKFKDDTDETDYGEICRGIFPPEHPYGVLLTRSFSSYVIVKGRRYFRVQLSPWKIPLQKPKRRNFCKLKQREIVYKYGRLEYDGQTHQPISSNSFWFCVGKTGTNNETDNKFLFSVAQYTPTGFQSAEDRGWSASIDGYSEITKQEANKLIDPYGVPIIPVVQYNLSPKQLELYVPRIMVEITGASKKISHVLTKKSALFQGANMCELLDILSRHSVEVDEFLRQLAIQLPVWKPVAQMLGLTDNDIDHIDYDVSSSYPGEKAYQAFLRWMQKEGHYSATYDVLLLALCRATNVNDCKSITNAWWYADQYLNKLAEQST; from the exons ATGGCTGAAGAGACAGAAGTTGGAGTCGTACTTGAATTAAACACAACTGAGGTACTGTTACAACAGCTGAATTTTGACCGGATTTTCAGTGAGCTAGAAGAGCGGGAAATTCTTCCGGAACACTTTGCAAATGCTATGAAACAGAGAGATGCGAACGAAAAGTGCATTGTGATAATGACTTTCCTCCGCTCTAAGGGAGAATCCACTTTCAGGAGCTTTCTTGAGGTTGTTATGGCCGAAGAGGAACCTCACTTTATTACACCATCCCGCAACTTTTTGTCTACCGTTCGACAATTCCCGGGTTACAAAGAGATTCCCGGATTAGACCAGGACACCTGCCAAGTGCAGCTTCCCTGTTTTGAAGTGACTCAAGATCACCCAACACCACAAGATCTAG AGTTTCAACCAGCAGGAGTTACAACACACAACCTCACACAGATTGGTGATGATGGTATAATAACTGTTGGGAGAGGTGTCAGCACTTATTATGATCCAGTTCATGGGATAACATTGCATGTTCCAGAAGATTCTCTTTCTCAACATGTGGAGAAGGTTGAAGTGACCATCAAAGTTGGATTTACCGAACATCAACTTGACAGTGACATGATAATGTGTAGTGCTACAGTAGCTCTTCAGAGTGTTCCCCAAGTGTTGTTCACCAAAGATGTGTTCCTTGAGATTCCTCATTCCTTCTCATCTACAGACACTAGTGACCTCTGGTTTGTAAAATTCAAAGATGATACAGATGAAACTGATTATGGTGAAATATGCAGAGGTATTTTCCCTCCAGAACATCCCTATGGAGTACTATTGACTAGATCGTTTTCTTCTTATGTGATAGTTAAGGGAAGGAGGTACTTTCGAGTTCAATTGTCACCATGGAAAATTCCTTTGCAAAAGCCTAAGAGGAGAAATTTTTGCAAACTGAAACAGAGAGAAATTGTTTACAAATATGGTAGACTTGAATACGATGGTCAGACCCATCAACCGATTAGCTCAAACTCATTTTGGTTCTGTGTTGGAAAGACCGGTACAAATAATGAAACAGATAACAAGTTTCTATTTTCAGTTGCTCAGTACACACCCACTGGCTTTCAA TCAGCAGAAGATCGTGGTTGGTCAGCTTCAATTGATGGATACTCTGAG ATAACAAAGCAGGAGGCAAATAAACTAATTGATCCTTATGGTGTTCCAATAATTCCAGTAGTGCAATACAACTTGTCACCAAAGCAACTTGAACTATATGTCCCCAGAATTATGGTGGAAATTACTGGAGCCAGTAAGAAAATTTCTCATGTTCTAACTAAAAAGTCTGCTCTTTTCCAAG GTGCCAACATGTGTGAACTACTGGACATCTTATCAAGACATTCAGTAGAAGTAGATGAATTCTTGAGACAATTAGCTATTCAACTACCAGTGTGGAAACCAGTAGCCCAAATGCTTGGACTAACAGATAATGATATTGATCACATTGACTATGATGTGTCTTCCTCATATCCAGGAGAGAAAGCTTATCAAGCATTTTTAAGATGGATGCAGAAGGAAGGTCACTATAGTGCTACTTATGATGTTTTATTACTGGCATTGTGTAGAGCTACAAATGTCAATGACTGTAAGAGTATCACCAATGCTTGGTGGTATGCTGACCAATACTTAAACAAACTTGCTGAGCAGTCCACTTGA
- the LOC136240547 gene encoding uncharacterized protein isoform X1, with product MAEETEVGVVLELNTTEVLLQQLNFDRIFSELEEREILPEHFANAMKQRDANEKCIVIMTFLRSKGESTFRSFLEVVMAEEEPHFITPSRNFLSTVRQFPGYKEIPGLDQDTCQVQLPCFEVTQDHPTPQDLEFQPAGVTTHNLTQIGDDGIITVGRGVSTYYDPVHGITLHVPEDSLSQHVEKVEVTIKVGFTEHQLDSDMIMCSATVALQSVPQVLFTKDVFLEIPHSFSSTDTSDLWFVKFKDDTDETDYGEICRGIFPPEHPYGVLLTRSFSSYVIVKGRRYFRVQLSPWKIPLQKPKRRNFCKLKQREIVYKYGRLEYDGQTHQPISSNSFWFCVGKTGTNNETDNKFLFSVAQYTPTGFQAIKKYVNEHIWECCLSFKFASDKLEFHPQSAEDRGWSASIDGYSEITKQEANKLIDPYGVPIIPVVQYNLSPKQLELYVPRIMVEITGASKKISHVLTKKSALFQGANMCELLDILSRHSVEVDEFLRQLAIQLPVWKPVAQMLGLTDNDIDHIDYDVSSSYPGEKAYQAFLRWMQKEGHYSATYDVLLLALCRATNVNDCKSITNAWWYADQYLNKLAEQST from the exons ATGGCTGAAGAGACAGAAGTTGGAGTCGTACTTGAATTAAACACAACTGAGGTACTGTTACAACAGCTGAATTTTGACCGGATTTTCAGTGAGCTAGAAGAGCGGGAAATTCTTCCGGAACACTTTGCAAATGCTATGAAACAGAGAGATGCGAACGAAAAGTGCATTGTGATAATGACTTTCCTCCGCTCTAAGGGAGAATCCACTTTCAGGAGCTTTCTTGAGGTTGTTATGGCCGAAGAGGAACCTCACTTTATTACACCATCCCGCAACTTTTTGTCTACCGTTCGACAATTCCCGGGTTACAAAGAGATTCCCGGATTAGACCAGGACACCTGCCAAGTGCAGCTTCCCTGTTTTGAAGTGACTCAAGATCACCCAACACCACAAGATCTAG AGTTTCAACCAGCAGGAGTTACAACACACAACCTCACACAGATTGGTGATGATGGTATAATAACTGTTGGGAGAGGTGTCAGCACTTATTATGATCCAGTTCATGGGATAACATTGCATGTTCCAGAAGATTCTCTTTCTCAACATGTGGAGAAGGTTGAAGTGACCATCAAAGTTGGATTTACCGAACATCAACTTGACAGTGACATGATAATGTGTAGTGCTACAGTAGCTCTTCAGAGTGTTCCCCAAGTGTTGTTCACCAAAGATGTGTTCCTTGAGATTCCTCATTCCTTCTCATCTACAGACACTAGTGACCTCTGGTTTGTAAAATTCAAAGATGATACAGATGAAACTGATTATGGTGAAATATGCAGAGGTATTTTCCCTCCAGAACATCCCTATGGAGTACTATTGACTAGATCGTTTTCTTCTTATGTGATAGTTAAGGGAAGGAGGTACTTTCGAGTTCAATTGTCACCATGGAAAATTCCTTTGCAAAAGCCTAAGAGGAGAAATTTTTGCAAACTGAAACAGAGAGAAATTGTTTACAAATATGGTAGACTTGAATACGATGGTCAGACCCATCAACCGATTAGCTCAAACTCATTTTGGTTCTGTGTTGGAAAGACCGGTACAAATAATGAAACAGATAACAAGTTTCTATTTTCAGTTGCTCAGTACACACCCACTGGCTTTCAA GCAATAAAAAAATATGTCAATGAACACATATGGGAATGTTGTTTATCATTCAAATTTGCCTCAGACAAACTAGAATTTCATCCACAGTCAGCAGAAGATCGTGGTTGGTCAGCTTCAATTGATGGATACTCTGAG ATAACAAAGCAGGAGGCAAATAAACTAATTGATCCTTATGGTGTTCCAATAATTCCAGTAGTGCAATACAACTTGTCACCAAAGCAACTTGAACTATATGTCCCCAGAATTATGGTGGAAATTACTGGAGCCAGTAAGAAAATTTCTCATGTTCTAACTAAAAAGTCTGCTCTTTTCCAAG GTGCCAACATGTGTGAACTACTGGACATCTTATCAAGACATTCAGTAGAAGTAGATGAATTCTTGAGACAATTAGCTATTCAACTACCAGTGTGGAAACCAGTAGCCCAAATGCTTGGACTAACAGATAATGATATTGATCACATTGACTATGATGTGTCTTCCTCATATCCAGGAGAGAAAGCTTATCAAGCATTTTTAAGATGGATGCAGAAGGAAGGTCACTATAGTGCTACTTATGATGTTTTATTACTGGCATTGTGTAGAGCTACAAATGTCAATGACTGTAAGAGTATCACCAATGCTTGGTGGTATGCTGACCAATACTTAAACAAACTTGCTGAGCAGTCCACTTGA